A section of the Pseudomonas lini genome encodes:
- a CDS encoding ZIP family metal transporter — translation MGTETLAIGSGRMFRYALGSLLLLAGVTLLVAQGLSWLDLEPKLQRALQGGAICALGTALGAVPVLVIRRMPQAVSDTLLGFGAGVMLAATAFSLIVPGIAAAENLGLTPWAASGLISFGIMLGAFGLFLVDRKVSGATPEMLVGTLERPVIPPRIWLFVFAIIAHNIPEGMAVGVSAGGGMPDADSLAMGIALQDVPEGLVIALVLAGAGMSRVKAFLIGAASGLVEPVFALLCAWLVSLAELLLPLGLALAAGAMLLVVTHEVIPESRRHGHDKLASLGLLIGFCLMMVMDTALA, via the coding sequence ATGGGCACTGAAACACTGGCGATTGGAAGTGGACGAATGTTTCGTTACGCACTGGGATCGCTGTTACTGCTGGCGGGCGTGACGTTATTGGTTGCTCAAGGGCTGAGCTGGCTGGACCTCGAACCGAAACTGCAGCGCGCCCTGCAGGGCGGGGCGATCTGCGCCTTGGGCACAGCCTTGGGCGCCGTGCCGGTGCTGGTGATTCGACGGATGCCTCAAGCAGTCAGTGACACACTGTTGGGTTTTGGGGCCGGAGTGATGCTCGCGGCGACGGCGTTTTCGCTGATTGTGCCGGGCATTGCCGCAGCCGAAAACCTCGGGCTGACGCCTTGGGCGGCTAGCGGCCTGATCAGCTTCGGCATCATGCTGGGCGCATTCGGCTTGTTTCTGGTGGATCGCAAGGTGTCTGGCGCTACGCCTGAAATGCTCGTGGGAACGTTGGAGCGACCAGTGATTCCACCGCGGATCTGGTTGTTTGTGTTTGCCATCATTGCCCACAACATCCCCGAAGGCATGGCGGTCGGCGTCTCGGCCGGTGGTGGCATGCCCGACGCCGACAGCCTGGCCATGGGCATCGCTTTGCAGGATGTGCCGGAAGGGCTGGTGATTGCATTGGTGTTGGCCGGAGCAGGGATGTCGCGGGTCAAGGCGTTCCTGATCGGTGCTGCGTCAGGGTTGGTCGAGCCGGTCTTCGCATTGTTGTGCGCCTGGCTGGTGAGCCTGGCCGAACTGCTGCTGCCTTTGGGGCTGGCACTGGCGGCCGGTGCGATGTTACTGGTGGTGACTCACGAAGTCATCCCCGAATCGCGCCGTCATGGTCACGACAAACTGGCCAGCCTTGGGCTGCTGATCGGGTTTTGTCTGATGATGGTGATGGATACCGCGTTGGCTTGA
- the pmbA gene encoding metalloprotease PmbA translates to MSAVESVGPQALPALQEQVEQIIAEAKRQGASACEVAVSLEQGLSTTVRQREVETVEFNRDQGFGITLYVGQRKGSASTSASGPEAIRETVAAALAIAKHTSEDEASGLADAALMAKDLQDFDLFHQWDITPEQAIEQALGCEAAAFATDSRIKNADGTTLSTHQGCRVYGNSHGFIGGYASTRHSLSCVMIAEADGQMQRDYWYDVNRQGNLLASPESIGQRAAQRAASRLGARPVPTCEVPVLFSAELAGGLFGSFLSAISGGSLYRKSSFLEGTLGQKLFPEWLTIDERPHLMRALGSSAFDGDGLATYAKPFVEKGELVSYILGTYSGRKLGMPSTANAGGVHNLFVTHGDENQAALLRRMGRGLLVTELMGQGLNMVTGDYSRGAAGFWVENGEIQFAVQEVTIAGNMRDMFKQIIAVGNDLELRSNIRTGSVLIERMTVAGS, encoded by the coding sequence ATGAGTGCAGTTGAAAGCGTCGGCCCACAAGCGTTGCCGGCACTGCAAGAACAAGTCGAGCAGATCATCGCTGAAGCCAAGCGCCAGGGCGCCAGTGCCTGTGAAGTGGCCGTGTCGCTGGAGCAGGGCTTGTCGACCACGGTGCGTCAGCGGGAAGTCGAAACCGTTGAGTTCAATCGCGATCAGGGCTTTGGCATCACCTTGTATGTGGGGCAGCGCAAAGGCTCGGCCAGCACCTCGGCCAGTGGTCCGGAAGCAATTCGCGAAACCGTCGCCGCCGCGCTGGCCATTGCCAAGCACACCTCCGAAGACGAAGCCTCGGGCCTGGCGGATGCCGCGTTGATGGCCAAGGATCTGCAGGATTTCGACCTGTTCCATCAATGGGACATCACCCCGGAGCAAGCCATCGAGCAGGCCCTGGGCTGTGAAGCGGCGGCGTTTGCCACCGACAGCCGGATCAAGAATGCCGACGGCACCACCCTCAGCACTCACCAGGGCTGCCGGGTTTACGGTAACAGCCATGGTTTTATCGGTGGTTACGCATCGACTCGTCACAGCCTCAGTTGCGTGATGATCGCCGAAGCCGATGGCCAGATGCAGCGCGATTACTGGTATGACGTGAACCGTCAGGGCAATTTGCTGGCCTCTCCGGAGAGCATCGGCCAGCGTGCCGCGCAACGGGCGGCGAGCCGTCTGGGCGCGCGTCCGGTACCGACCTGCGAAGTGCCGGTGCTGTTTTCCGCGGAACTGGCCGGTGGCTTGTTCGGCAGTTTCCTGTCGGCGATCTCCGGCGGCAGTCTGTATCGCAAATCATCATTCCTCGAAGGCACACTGGGGCAGAAGCTGTTCCCGGAATGGCTGACCATCGATGAACGTCCGCACCTGATGCGCGCCCTGGGCAGTTCGGCCTTCGACGGCGATGGCCTGGCGACCTACGCCAAGCCGTTCGTGGAGAAGGGCGAGTTGGTGTCCTACATACTCGGCACCTACTCCGGCCGCAAGCTAGGCATGCCGAGTACCGCCAATGCCGGCGGCGTGCACAACCTGTTCGTCACCCATGGCGACGAAAATCAGGCTGCCTTGCTGCGGCGCATGGGCCGAGGCTTGCTGGTCACCGAATTGATGGGGCAGGGCCTGAACATGGTCACTGGTGATTACTCCCGTGGTGCGGCGGGTTTCTGGGTCGAGAACGGCGAAATCCAGTTCGCGGTTCAAGAAGTGACCATCGCCGGCAACATGCGCGACATGTTCAAGCAGATCATTGCGGTCGGTAATGACCTGGAATTGCGCAGTAACATTCGCACCGGTTCGGTGTTGATCGAGCGGATGACAGTGGCGGGTAGCTGA
- a CDS encoding FagA protein, with protein sequence MSSALHEQPYLESWRWMSRQIRCAMDPDEPRLIEHYLAEGRYLACCTATSPWTIAETSFRLLLDTATDVALPWHWRSLCLDQAWRPLRDLERQSLCGCRLKRWQSYAWQLATCELQPSIPLIELVQGSPDE encoded by the coding sequence ATGAGTTCTGCCTTGCACGAGCAGCCTTACCTCGAAAGCTGGCGCTGGATGAGTCGCCAGATCCGTTGCGCCATGGACCCTGACGAGCCGCGCCTGATCGAACATTACCTGGCCGAAGGCCGGTATCTGGCGTGTTGCACGGCCACCTCTCCCTGGACCATCGCCGAAACCTCTTTCCGTTTGCTGCTCGACACCGCCACCGATGTCGCGCTGCCCTGGCACTGGCGCAGCCTGTGTCTCGACCAGGCTTGGCGGCCATTGCGCGATCTCGAACGGCAATCACTCTGCGGCTGCCGCCTCAAGCGCTGGCAAAGCTACGCCTGGCAACTGGCGACCTGCGAGTTGCAACCCTCCATCCCCCTCATAGAACTGGTGCAAGGATCTCCCGATGAGTAA
- the tldD gene encoding metalloprotease TldD: MSELLSSVSEHLLAPGGVTIESLQGVLGDLAGPGIDAADLYFQGQISESWALEDGIVKEGSFNLDQGVGVRAQSGEKTGFAYSNAITLEALGAAARAARSISRAGQNGTVQAFTTQDVAQLYGPDNPLEVMTRAEKVELLKRIDVATRALDPRIQQVTVSMAGVWERILIASTDGGLAADVRPLVRFNVSVIVEQNGRRERGGHGGGGRTDYRYFLSDDRAMGYAREALRQALVNLEAIPAPAGTLPVVLGSGWSGVLLHEAVGHGLEGDFNRKGSSAYSGRMGEMVASKLCTIVDDGTLAGRRGSLSVDDEGTPTECTTLIENGVLKGYMQDKLNARLMGVARTGNGRRESYAHLPMPRMTNTYMLAGESDPAEIIASVKKGIYCANLGGGQVDITSGKFVFSTSEAYLIEDGKITAPVKGATLIGNGPEAMSKVSMVGNDLALDSGVGTCGKDGQSVPVGVGQPTLKIDAITVGGTGS, translated from the coding sequence ATGAGCGAGTTGTTGTCCTCCGTCAGTGAACACCTCCTGGCACCCGGCGGCGTAACGATCGAGAGCCTGCAAGGTGTGCTCGGCGATCTGGCCGGCCCGGGCATCGATGCCGCCGACCTGTATTTCCAGGGGCAGATTTCCGAGTCCTGGGCGCTGGAAGACGGGATCGTCAAGGAAGGCAGCTTCAACCTCGACCAGGGTGTCGGCGTGCGGGCGCAATCGGGCGAAAAAACCGGTTTCGCCTACAGCAATGCGATCACCCTCGAAGCGCTGGGCGCGGCTGCCCGTGCGGCCCGTTCGATCTCCCGGGCCGGGCAGAACGGTACTGTGCAAGCGTTCACCACCCAGGATGTCGCTCAATTGTACGGGCCGGATAACCCGCTGGAAGTGATGACCCGTGCCGAGAAAGTCGAACTGCTCAAGCGCATCGATGTGGCGACTCGAGCCCTCGACCCGCGTATCCAGCAAGTCACTGTGAGCATGGCCGGCGTCTGGGAACGGATTTTGATTGCTTCCACCGACGGCGGGCTGGCGGCGGATGTGCGGCCGCTGGTGCGTTTCAACGTCAGCGTGATCGTCGAGCAGAATGGCCGTCGTGAGCGCGGTGGTCATGGCGGCGGCGGTCGTACCGATTACCGCTATTTCCTCAGCGATGACCGCGCCATGGGCTATGCCCGCGAAGCGTTGCGTCAGGCGCTGGTGAATCTGGAAGCGATCCCGGCCCCGGCCGGTACATTGCCGGTGGTGTTGGGTTCGGGTTGGTCCGGCGTGTTGCTGCACGAAGCGGTTGGCCATGGCCTGGAAGGCGATTTCAACCGCAAGGGCAGTTCGGCCTACAGCGGTCGCATGGGCGAGATGGTTGCCTCGAAGCTCTGCACCATCGTCGATGACGGCACCCTCGCCGGGCGCCGTGGTTCGCTGAGTGTCGACGACGAAGGCACGCCGACCGAGTGCACCACGCTGATCGAAAACGGCGTCCTCAAAGGTTACATGCAGGACAAGCTCAATGCGCGCCTGATGGGCGTAGCCCGCACTGGTAATGGTCGTCGCGAATCCTACGCGCACCTGCCGATGCCGCGCATGACTAACACTTATATGCTGGCTGGCGAAAGCGACCCGGCGGAAATCATCGCCTCGGTGAAAAAGGGCATCTACTGCGCCAACCTCGGCGGCGGTCAGGTGGACATCACCAGCGGCAAGTTCGTGTTCTCCACCAGTGAGGCGTACCTGATCGAAGACGGCAAGATTACTGCCCCGGTCAAAGGGGCGACGTTGATCGGCAACGGGCCGGAAGCCATGAGCAAGGTGTCGATGGTTGGTAACGATCTGGCGCTGGACAGCGGTGTGGGAACGTGTGGCAAGGATGGGCAGTCGGTGCCGGTGGGTGTCGGCCAGCCAACGCTGAAAATTGATGCGATCACTGTGGGTGGCACAGGATCGTAA
- a CDS encoding carbon-nitrogen hydrolase family protein: MSVAVIQMVSQSDVLANLAQARRLLEQAATGGARLAVLPENFAAMGRRDIADIGRAEALGEGPILPWLKQTARDLKLWIVAGTLPLPPVDQPTAKVHACSLLVDDQGETVARYDKLHLFDVDVADNRGRYRESDDYAYGSGVVVADTPVGRVGLTVCYDLRFPELYSELRAAGAELITAPSAFTAVTGAAHWDVLIRARAIETQCYMLAAAQGGTHPGPRETFGHAAIVDPWGRVLAQQDQGEAVLLAERDSSEQASIRARMPVSTHRRFFSQGAQRPASERRI, encoded by the coding sequence ATGTCTGTAGCGGTGATTCAAATGGTCAGCCAAAGCGATGTGCTGGCCAATCTGGCCCAGGCCCGTCGTCTGCTTGAGCAGGCGGCGACCGGTGGCGCGCGGCTTGCCGTGCTGCCGGAAAACTTCGCTGCCATGGGCCGTCGCGACATTGCCGACATCGGCCGCGCCGAAGCCTTGGGCGAAGGCCCGATCCTGCCGTGGTTGAAACAGACCGCCCGCGACCTCAAGTTATGGATAGTGGCCGGCACATTGCCGTTGCCGCCGGTGGATCAACCGACAGCCAAAGTGCATGCATGCTCGTTGCTGGTTGATGATCAGGGCGAAACCGTTGCACGGTATGACAAGCTGCACCTGTTCGACGTAGACGTGGCGGACAATCGCGGGCGTTATCGCGAATCCGATGACTATGCTTATGGCAGTGGCGTGGTGGTTGCCGACACGCCCGTCGGTCGAGTCGGCCTGACGGTTTGTTACGATTTACGATTTCCAGAGCTTTACAGTGAATTGCGTGCAGCCGGCGCGGAGTTGATTACCGCGCCGTCAGCCTTTACCGCGGTGACCGGCGCGGCTCATTGGGACGTGCTGATTCGCGCGCGGGCCATCGAGACTCAGTGTTACATGCTTGCGGCCGCCCAGGGTGGGACGCATCCGGGGCCACGAGAAACCTTTGGTCATGCCGCCATCGTCGACCCATGGGGACGTGTGCTGGCACAACAGGACCAAGGCGAGGCCGTGCTGCTGGCCGAACGCGACAGCAGCGAACAGGCGTCCATCAGGGCGCGGATGCCGGTGTCTACTCATCGGCGCTTTTTCTCGCAGGGCGCCCAGCGACCTGCATCAGAACGACGAATTTAA
- a CDS encoding class II fumarate hydratase, which translates to MSNTRIERDSMGELQVPIDALYGAQTQRAVDNFPISGKPMPVQFIRALILAKAAAARANVELKQISESQGKAIVDAAQGLLEGDFMQHFPVDIFQTGSGTSSNMNANEVIATLASRLLGEPVNPNDHVNCGQSSNDIIPTTIHVSAALSLHEQLLPALVHLVQVVEHKAEQVHPFVKTGRTHLMDAMPVRMSQVLNGWAQQLKANIGHLQDLLPSLQSLAQGGTAVGTGINAHPEFAARFSQQLSQLTQVQFTPGKDLFALIGSQDTAVSVSGQLKATAVSLMKIANDLRWMNSGPLAGLGEIELEGLQPGSSIMPGKVNPVIPEATAMVAAQVIGNDTVITVAGQSGNFELNVMLPIIAQNLLSSIELLANVNRLLGDKAITSFKVNEARLKEALSRNPILVTALNPIIGYLKAAEIAKKAYQQGRPVIDVALEHTDLTRSQLEELLNPEKLTAGGV; encoded by the coding sequence ATGAGTAACACACGTATCGAACGCGACAGCATGGGTGAGCTGCAAGTCCCGATAGACGCCCTTTATGGCGCGCAAACCCAGCGCGCGGTGGATAACTTCCCGATCAGCGGAAAACCGATGCCCGTGCAGTTCATCCGGGCGCTGATTCTGGCCAAGGCTGCGGCCGCCCGAGCCAACGTCGAGCTCAAACAGATCAGCGAATCCCAGGGCAAGGCCATTGTCGACGCAGCTCAAGGCCTGCTCGAAGGCGACTTCATGCAGCATTTCCCGGTGGATATCTTCCAGACCGGTTCCGGCACCAGTTCCAACATGAACGCCAACGAAGTGATCGCCACGCTGGCCAGCCGCTTGTTGGGCGAGCCGGTGAATCCCAACGATCACGTCAATTGCGGTCAGAGCAGCAATGACATCATTCCGACCACCATCCATGTCAGTGCCGCATTGAGCTTGCATGAGCAGTTGCTGCCGGCGCTGGTGCATCTGGTGCAGGTGGTTGAGCACAAGGCCGAGCAGGTTCATCCGTTCGTCAAAACCGGGCGTACCCATTTGATGGACGCCATGCCCGTGCGCATGAGTCAGGTGCTCAATGGTTGGGCGCAACAGCTCAAGGCCAATATCGGTCATCTACAAGATCTGCTGCCAAGCCTGCAATCCCTGGCGCAGGGCGGCACGGCGGTGGGCACCGGGATCAATGCCCATCCAGAGTTTGCGGCGCGTTTCAGCCAGCAACTCAGCCAACTGACCCAGGTGCAGTTCACGCCGGGTAAGGACCTGTTTGCGCTGATCGGCTCGCAGGACACGGCAGTCAGCGTTTCAGGGCAGCTCAAGGCCACAGCGGTCTCCTTGATGAAAATCGCCAATGACCTGCGCTGGATGAATTCCGGCCCGTTGGCCGGGCTCGGTGAAATCGAACTCGAAGGCTTGCAGCCCGGTTCGTCGATCATGCCCGGCAAGGTCAATCCGGTGATCCCGGAAGCCACCGCGATGGTTGCCGCTCAAGTGATCGGCAACGACACGGTGATCACCGTCGCCGGCCAGTCGGGCAATTTCGAGTTGAACGTCATGCTGCCGATCATCGCCCAGAACCTGCTGAGCAGTATCGAGTTGCTGGCCAACGTCAACCGTCTGCTGGGCGACAAGGCTATCACCAGCTTCAAGGTCAACGAGGCCCGGCTCAAGGAAGCGCTGTCGCGCAATCCGATACTGGTCACTGCCCTCAATCCGATCATTGGTTATTTAAAAGCCGCTGAAATTGCCAAGAAGGCTTATCAGCAGGGCCGGCCGGTGATCGATGTCGCCCTGGAACACACCGACCTGACGCGCAGCCAACTGGAAGAATTGCTCAACCCAGAGAAGCTCACCGCAGGCGGCGTGTAA
- the yjgA gene encoding ribosome biogenesis factor YjgA, with product MVDSYDDSLDTGEKSKSQVKRELHALVDLGERLTTLKPDLLAKLPLTDAMRRALADAPKHTANIARKRHLMFIGKLMRDQDTDAILTLLDQLDASTRQYNERFHGLERWRDRLIAGDDAVLEKFVLDYPEADRQQLRSLIRQAQHELATNKPPASSRKIFKYIRELDETQRGLR from the coding sequence ATGGTTGATTCTTACGACGACTCCCTCGATACGGGAGAAAAAAGCAAATCCCAGGTTAAACGCGAGCTTCATGCTCTGGTTGACCTTGGCGAGCGCCTTACAACGCTCAAGCCTGACTTGCTGGCAAAACTGCCGTTGACCGACGCTATGCGCCGGGCCCTGGCCGATGCGCCCAAGCACACCGCGAATATCGCGCGTAAACGGCACCTTATGTTCATCGGCAAACTGATGCGCGATCAGGACACTGACGCCATTCTGACTCTGCTCGATCAACTGGATGCCTCCACTCGGCAGTACAACGAACGTTTCCATGGTCTGGAACGCTGGCGCGATCGCTTAATCGCGGGCGACGATGCAGTCCTGGAGAAGTTCGTGCTCGACTACCCGGAAGCTGATCGTCAGCAATTGCGCTCCCTGATCCGTCAGGCCCAGCACGAACTGGCGACCAACAAGCCACCGGCTTCGAGCCGTAAAATCTTCAAGTACATCCGTGAGCTGGACGAGACTCAACGCGGTCTGCGTTAA
- a CDS encoding superoxide dismutase produces MAFTLPALPYAYDALEPHIDAQTMEIHYTKHHQTYINNLNAAVEGTEFAEWPVEKLVAAVQQLPEKLRAAVINQGGGHANHSLFWEVMAPNGGGQPEDALAKAIDEQLGGLDNFKEAFTKAALTRFGSGWAWLSVTPQKTLIVESSGNQDSPLMNGNTPILGLDVWEHAYYLRYQNRRPEYINAFYNVINWPEVAARYQAALVENAP; encoded by the coding sequence ATGGCTTTTACCCTGCCAGCCTTGCCGTACGCCTACGACGCCCTGGAACCGCACATTGATGCGCAGACCATGGAAATCCACTACACCAAACACCATCAGACCTACATCAACAACCTCAACGCTGCAGTCGAAGGCACTGAGTTTGCTGAATGGCCCGTGGAAAAACTGGTGGCGGCTGTGCAGCAATTGCCGGAAAAACTTCGCGCGGCGGTGATCAATCAGGGCGGAGGGCATGCCAACCATTCGTTGTTCTGGGAAGTCATGGCCCCCAACGGCGGTGGCCAGCCCGAAGACGCGCTGGCCAAGGCGATCGACGAACAGCTGGGTGGTCTCGACAACTTCAAGGAGGCCTTCACCAAAGCTGCGCTGACCCGTTTTGGCAGCGGTTGGGCCTGGTTGAGTGTGACGCCGCAAAAGACCTTGATCGTTGAAAGCAGCGGCAACCAGGACAGCCCATTGATGAACGGCAATACGCCGATTCTCGGCCTGGACGTTTGGGAGCACGCTTATTACCTGCGCTATCAGAACCGCCGTCCGGAATACATCAATGCGTTCTACAACGTGATCAATTGGCCCGAAGTCGCCGCGCGTTATCAGGCTGCGCTGGTTGAGAACGCCCCCTAA